One window of the Triticum dicoccoides isolate Atlit2015 ecotype Zavitan chromosome 3B, WEW_v2.0, whole genome shotgun sequence genome contains the following:
- the LOC119278004 gene encoding BTB/POZ and TAZ domain-containing protein 2-like, with translation MPEAPARAAAGGASAPADVDVVTSSGRRKIAAHSSVLASASPVLETILERRLQRLRESGKGGRAVVRVRGVTDDVAAAFVRLLYAGSRRGEGEVNEDVEKYAEQLLVLAHAYRVPWLKRWCQEAIGSRLTPGTVVDALQLADLCDAPELHLRCMRLLAKEFRAVERTEAWRFLRDNDPWQELDVLSRLHDADMRRRKWRRKSAEQKVYMELSDAMDILRHICTEGCTEVGPVGQAPTKSPCPAYATCRGLQLLIRHFSLCKSRASCPRCQRMWQLLRLHAALCRLPHGRCNTPLCTQFKLKEQQKEAVSAKAGDGSDGRWALLVKKVKAVSVMSSLGKRSPPPCQC, from the exons ATGCCGGAGGCACCTGCACGGGCCGCCGCCGGCGGCGCCTCCGCCCCCGCCGACGTCGACGTCGTCACCTCCAGCGGCCGCCGCAAGATCGCCGCCCATTCCTCCGTTCTT GCGTCGGCGTCGCCTGTGCTGGAGACCATCCTGGAGCGCCGGCTGCAGAGGCTCAGGGAGAGCGGCAAGGGCGGCAGGGCCGTCGTCCGGGTCCGCGGCGTCACCGACGACGTCGCGGCGGCGTTCGTCCGCCTCCTCTACGCCGGCAGCAG GCGTGGCGAGGGCGAGGTGAACGAGGACGTGGAGAAGTACGCGGAGCAGCTGCTGGTGCTGGCGCACGCGTACCGGGTGCCGTGGCTGAAGCGGTGGTGCCAGGAGGCCATCGGGTCGCGGCTCACGCCGGGCACCGTGGTGGACGCGCTGCAGCTGGCCGACCTCTGCGACGCGCCGGAGCTGCACCTCCGCTGCATGCGCCTGCTCGCCAAGGAGTTCCGCGCCGTCGAGCGCACCGAGGCATGGCGCTTCCTCCGCGACAACGACCCCTGGCAGGAGCTCGACGTCCTCAgccgcctccacgacgccgacatg CGTCGGCGAAAGTGGCGTCGGAAGAGCGCGGAGCAGAAGGTGTACATGGAGCTGAGCGACGCCATGGACATCCTGCGGCACATCTGCACGGAGGGCTGCACGGAGGTCGGCCCCGTGGGGCAGGCGCCGACCAAGTCGCCGTGCCCGGCGTACGCGACGTGCCGGGGCCTGCAGCTGCTCATCCGCCACTTCTCCCTGTGCAAGAGCCGCGCCAGCTGCCCCCGGTGCCAGCGAATGTGGCAGCTGCTCCGCCTCCACGCCGCGCTCTGCCGCCTCCCCCACGGCCGCTGCAACACCCCTCTCTGCAC GCAGTTCAAGCTCAAGGAGCAGCAGAAGGAGGCGGTGTCggcgaaggccggcgacggcagcgACGGCAGGTGGGCGCTTCTTGTGAAGAAGGTGAAGGCTGTCAGTGTCATGTCTTCTCTCGGCAAGAGAAGCCCACCTCCGTGCCAGTGCTGA